The DNA segment TCCTTACGACTTCTGGCGGCTCGCGCAGGCATGCGCGAAGGCATTGCGCGTGAGCGGCCGTGCTGCGCTCGATGCCGACGGCCGCCGTTTCTATGCCCGCTGCAATCTGGCGCTGGGCGACCATGCGCGCGGCATCGAGCGCGCGCCGCGCTCGCTGGTGCGCGCCACACTTGCGCTGCTCTGGCGCGACTACGCGTTGTTCGGCGCCGCTGCGGAAGATGCCGGGCAGGTCGAAGTGCTGCGCGACTATGGCCTGACGGTCGACTGGCACGTGGCCGCAACGCAGGCATCCGAAATGCTGTGGGAAGCTGGCGTCGCGCAGGCGCAGGCAGTGAGCGCCGACCTGACGTCGCAGACGCGCGATCTGGGCGTGCTGACTGTCAACGCGCACGCCTACGAGGATTTTCTGCAAACAGCCGACGCGTCGATTGTCGCGCTGACGGACCACGCCCGCGCAGCGGAACAGCCTGAAAAGGCCGACCCGGGCGAGGCGCTGCAAGCCAGCGACGCGGCCTACCGGCTGGGCGCCGCCGCATGCGCGCTTGGCCTCGGGCACGCAGCGTTGCTCGCCGACGCGCTGGGCCTCGCGTGGCGCCGCCGCGCGCATGCGGGCGTCTCCGCGCCGGCGGTCCGCGCGCACGTCATGGTCGAGGCACCCGCTGTGAGCACACTGGAGCAGTCGGCCGAAGCGTTGCGCGCGACGCTGCACAAGGTTGCCGCGGGCGTAGCGCCGCCGGTCAGCGGGGACGCTTTGGCGGTGCTCACGCGCTCGATCGAGCAGGGCGGACCGTGACGGACAACCCGGCAGATCCGGCAAAAACCGGCACGCGCGGGGCACGAGCCACGCCGGCCCGGCTTGCGGCGCGATGAGTATGCGTTGCCTCACCTCGCTCGAAGCCTCTGGCGCATTTCCGGCGTGGCGCGTCATCCCGCCGGCCTGCAGCGTGGCCGCGACTCGCGTGCGTGATAGAGTGCAACTAGACTGCAATCTGATCCGCCGCCGGTGACTTGCGGCACGCGTGAACGAACATTAACGAACACTTCAGGGCGCATGTCGCGGTCACGCCGACAGCCCGCCATCCTGCATCGTCTTTGCTAAAATCCGAACTATGTCCAAGAGTACCGATCGCATCAATCTGACCAACCAGTTCCTGATCGCCATGCCCAACATGGCCGATCCGACGTTCTCGGGAACGGTGGTCTACCTTTGCGATCACAGCGAGCGTGGCGCGCTCGGCCTCGTGATCAACCGGCCGACCGACATCGACCTGCAATCGCTTTTCAATCGCATCGACCTCAAGCTCGAGATCGAACCCCTTCTGCATGTGCCCGTGTATTTCGGCGGCCCGGTGCAAACCGAGCGCGGCTTCGTGCTGCACGAACCGAAAAGCGGCGGCGGTTATACGTCGTCCATGTCCGTGCCGGGCGGTCTGGAAATGACCACGTCGAAAGACGTGCTCGAGGCGGTCGCCGGCGGCACCGGGCCGGAGCGTTTCCTGCTCACGCTGGGTCATGCGGGTTGGGGCGCCGGTCAGCTCGAAGAAGAGATTTCGAAGAACGGCTGGCTCACGGTGGAAGCCGATCCGAAAATCGTCTTCGACGTGCCCGCCGAAGACCGCCTCGAAGCCGCGCTCGCGCTGCTCGGCATTTCGCTGTCCATGCTGTCGGGCGAGGCGGGCCACGCATGAGCCTCGTAGCCGGACGTGAGGCGACGCTGCTTGCGTTCGACTATGGTGAAAAACGGATTGGCGTCGCGGTCGGCAATTCGCTGACGCGCAGCGCGCGGCCGCTCGTCATCGTGCCGAACCGCGGCCGCGAATATCGCTTCGAGGCGGTCGGCAAGCTGATCGCCGAATGGAAGCCGGACGCGCTGATCGTCGGCTTGCCCATGCATCCGGATGGCGCTCCGCATGAAATGACCCGGCTCGCCACGCGCTTTGGCAATCAGCTGAATGGCCGCTTCAATCTGCCGGTGACATGGGTGGACGAGCGCTATTCGTCGGTCGAGGCGAAAGCGGGCATTCGCGCCGGCAACGGCCGCGCCGACATGCTCGACGCCGAGGCCGCCAGCATCATCCTCCAGCAATATCTAGACGGACTTTCCGACGATCATGAGTTCCATTGACGCCGAAGCGCTATATTGCGCGTTGCTCGACCAGATTCGCGCGGCCTATGGCGACCAGCTCGGCGCCGGGCCGGATCGCGCCGAACGGCCGGTGCTCGCCGGCATCTATAGCGGCGGCGTATGGCTTGCCGAACGCCTTGCGCGCGACCTGAAGCTGCCAAGCTTCGGTGTCGTGAACGTGGCGCTGCATCGCGACGACTACGCGAAAAAAGGCCTGCATTCGCAGGCAAGCCCGACTTCGCTGCCTTTTTCGGTGGACGGTCGCCATATCGTGCTGGTCGACGACGTGCTGTACACCGGGCGCACCATTCGCGCCGCGCTCAATGAACTGTACGACTACGGCCGCCCGGCCGCGGTCGAGCTGGCCGTGCTGGCCGATCGTGGCGGCCGCGAGTTGCCGGTGGCGGCGCGTTTTGTCGGCGGCGCGGTGGACGTGTCCGCCGACGCGACGCTCGTGCTTGCCCGTGACGAGGGCGGCGCCGAGGGCAGTCCGCGTTTCACTTTTCATACCGAGGCGCGCGTCGATTGAACGAGGCGCGAGCCCGAATGCGCGCTCACCCATGCGCAATGCACCCGCATCGCCCAACTCGCGGACCGGTCGCCCCCACGCCGCACCGAAGTCCCTCACACGCAGCACGCATCGACACCGATCACGTTGAAGCCCGTTTCTGAAGCAGGTACGCCATGAACACCGCCACTCAAGCTCCCACGGATTCCGCCGACAGCGCCACCGAGCGCTTTCGCTATGGCTTCCTGAAGGGCAACCCGCAGCTCACGAAAAACGGCGAGCTCAAACATCTTCTGTCGATCGAGGGCTTGCCGAAGTCGATCGTCAATCACATTCTCGATACCGCCGAACAGTTCGTCAGCGTGACCGATCGTGAGGTGAAGAAAGTGCCGCTGTTGCGCGGCAAATCGGTGTTCAACCTGTTCTTCGAGAATTCGACGCGCACGCGTACGACCTTCGAAATCGCGGCGACCCGTCTGTCGGCGGACGTGCTGAATCTGAATATCAACGCGTCGTCCACGAGCAAGGGCGAATCGCTGCTCGACACCATCAACAATCTGTCGGCCATGCACGCGGACATGTTCGTGGTGCGCCACGCGTCGAGCGGCGCGCCGTATCTGATTGCGCAGCACTGCGCGCCGCACGTGCACGTGATCAATGCCGGCGACGGCCGCCATGCGCACCCCACGCAGGGGCTGCTCGACATGTACACGATCCGTCATTACAAGAAAGATTTCACCGGGCTGCGGGTGGCGATCGTCGGCGACATTCTGCATTCGCGCGTTGCGCGCTCCGACATTCACGCGCTCACCACGCTCGGCGTGCCGGAAGTGCGCGCGGTCGGCCCGCGCACGCTGCTGCCGGGCGGCCTCGAACAGATGGGCGTGCGCGTGTTCCACAATCTCGAAGAAGGCATTCGGGACGTGGACGTCATCATCATGCTGCGTCTACAGAACGAGCGCATGAGCGGCGCATTGCTGCCTTCGGCGCAGGAGTATTTCAAGAGTTGGGGGTTGACGCCCGAGCGCCTCGCGCTTGC comes from the Paraburkholderia sp. PREW-6R genome and includes:
- a CDS encoding YqgE/AlgH family protein translates to MSKSTDRINLTNQFLIAMPNMADPTFSGTVVYLCDHSERGALGLVINRPTDIDLQSLFNRIDLKLEIEPLLHVPVYFGGPVQTERGFVLHEPKSGGGYTSSMSVPGGLEMTTSKDVLEAVAGGTGPERFLLTLGHAGWGAGQLEEEISKNGWLTVEADPKIVFDVPAEDRLEAALALLGISLSMLSGEAGHA
- the ruvX gene encoding Holliday junction resolvase RuvX, whose product is MSLVAGREATLLAFDYGEKRIGVAVGNSLTRSARPLVIVPNRGREYRFEAVGKLIAEWKPDALIVGLPMHPDGAPHEMTRLATRFGNQLNGRFNLPVTWVDERYSSVEAKAGIRAGNGRADMLDAEAASIILQQYLDGLSDDHEFH
- the pyrR gene encoding bifunctional pyr operon transcriptional regulator/uracil phosphoribosyltransferase PyrR; amino-acid sequence: MSSIDAEALYCALLDQIRAAYGDQLGAGPDRAERPVLAGIYSGGVWLAERLARDLKLPSFGVVNVALHRDDYAKKGLHSQASPTSLPFSVDGRHIVLVDDVLYTGRTIRAALNELYDYGRPAAVELAVLADRGGRELPVAARFVGGAVDVSADATLVLARDEGGAEGSPRFTFHTEARVD
- a CDS encoding aspartate carbamoyltransferase catalytic subunit, producing MNTATQAPTDSADSATERFRYGFLKGNPQLTKNGELKHLLSIEGLPKSIVNHILDTAEQFVSVTDREVKKVPLLRGKSVFNLFFENSTRTRTTFEIAATRLSADVLNLNINASSTSKGESLLDTINNLSAMHADMFVVRHASSGAPYLIAQHCAPHVHVINAGDGRHAHPTQGLLDMYTIRHYKKDFTGLRVAIVGDILHSRVARSDIHALTTLGVPEVRAVGPRTLLPGGLEQMGVRVFHNLEEGIRDVDVIIMLRLQNERMSGALLPSAQEYFKSWGLTPERLALAAPDAIVMHPGPMNRGVEIDSQVADGPQSVILNQVTFGIAVRMAVMGIVAGNHD